A single region of the Prevotella sp. HUN102 genome encodes:
- the prfB gene encoding peptide chain release factor 2 produces MITADQLKDVKERVDALNHYLNIDKKKIEFEEETLRTQAPDFWEDAERAQTQMKKVKDIEKWLKGYADVRTQADELELAMEFCKDELVSEEDVDEAYAKVVSAIEDLELKNMLRQEEDPMECVMKINSGAGGTESQDWASMLMRMYMRYGESHGYTVTISDIQDGDEAGIKSVTMKFEGGEFGYGFLKSENGVHRLVRVSPFNAQGKRMTSFASVFVSPLIDDTIEVYVDPARVSWDTFRSGGAGGQNVNKVESGVRLRYMYQDPDTGEEEEILIENTETRDQPKNRAKAMQLLKSQLYDRAMKKRMEAQAKVEASKKKIEWGSQIRSYVFDDRRVKDHRTNYQTSDVDGVMDGKIDGFIKAFLMEFPTEEDTI; encoded by the coding sequence GTGATTACAGCTGATCAACTGAAGGATGTGAAGGAGCGTGTGGACGCGCTCAATCATTATCTGAATATAGATAAGAAGAAGATAGAGTTCGAGGAAGAAACGCTCCGGACGCAGGCACCTGACTTTTGGGAGGATGCCGAACGTGCGCAGACGCAGATGAAAAAGGTGAAGGACATCGAGAAATGGCTGAAAGGCTATGCCGATGTCCGCACGCAAGCCGATGAATTGGAGCTGGCGATGGAGTTCTGCAAGGACGAACTTGTTTCGGAAGAAGACGTGGATGAGGCTTATGCAAAGGTTGTGTCGGCGATAGAAGACCTTGAGCTGAAGAATATGCTCCGTCAGGAGGAAGACCCGATGGAGTGTGTGATGAAGATAAATTCGGGTGCCGGCGGTACGGAGAGCCAAGACTGGGCGTCGATGCTGATGCGTATGTATATGCGCTACGGCGAATCGCACGGCTACACCGTTACCATTTCCGACATTCAGGACGGCGATGAGGCGGGAATCAAGAGCGTAACGATGAAGTTTGAAGGGGGAGAGTTTGGCTATGGATTTCTCAAAAGCGAGAACGGCGTGCATCGTCTGGTGCGTGTGAGTCCGTTCAATGCACAGGGAAAGCGTATGACGAGTTTTGCCAGTGTGTTTGTTTCGCCGCTGATCGACGATACCATCGAGGTGTATGTAGACCCGGCGCGCGTCAGTTGGGATACTTTCCGTTCGGGAGGTGCAGGTGGTCAGAACGTGAACAAGGTGGAATCGGGTGTGCGCCTGCGCTATATGTATCAGGATCCCGATACAGGCGAGGAGGAAGAAATCCTCATTGAGAACACCGAAACGCGCGACCAGCCGAAGAACCGTGCGAAGGCTATGCAGCTTTTGAAGTCGCAGCTCTACGACCGTGCGATGAAAAAGCGTATGGAAGCACAGGCAAAGGTGGAAGCATCGAAGAAGAAAATAGAGTGGGGAAGCCAGATTCGCAGCTATGTGTTCGACGACCGCCGCGTGAAAGACCACCGCACGAACTATCAGACATCGGATGTGGACGGTGTGATGGACGGTAAGATAGACGGATTCATCAAGGCATTTCTGATGGAATTTCCCACGGAAGAGGATACGATATAG
- a CDS encoding long-chain fatty acid--CoA ligase translates to MQEFSHYSVLIHEQAKKYGAKPVITFRNFGSLKWKTVSWNQFSLRVKQVSNAMLNLGLKPQETIGVFSQNCIQYLYTDFGAYGVRVTSIPFYATSSEEQIKYIVHDAAIRFIFVGEQEQYDKVHRIFALCPTLERIIIFDPSVRISTHDPHALYFEDFLKLGEGLPRQTEVEQRWSEANNEDICNILYTSGTTGESKGVILTHGMYNACMVANSKCVPVNDKDRVINFLPFAHVFERAWAYLALLHGAELIVNTYPKEIQDSMRETNPTCMASVPRFWEKVFVAVKEKIENSSAIQRKVFLHALEVGRKRNVSYIGRGKRVPLHLELEYKMLNKTVLGLVRKQLGLTNAHFFPTAGAYVSPEVEEFVHSIGLDMLVGYGLTESLATVSCDHRGKLFTVGSVGRPIEGLEIKIGENDEILLKGPTITPGYFRRDHINETAFDADGFFHTGDSGYLKDGELYLKERIKDLFKTSNGKYIAPQMVEAMLLVDKFIDQAAVIADQRKYVSALIVPEFRVLEDWAKENNIPFGSREDLCGNPRVNAMMKERVETLQQRLAPYEQIKRFTLLAHHFSMESGELTNTLKIKRRVINKNYKDIIERMYEE, encoded by the coding sequence ATGCAGGAATTCAGTCATTATTCAGTTCTTATTCACGAGCAGGCGAAAAAGTATGGAGCAAAGCCGGTGATAACATTCCGAAATTTCGGCAGTTTGAAATGGAAGACTGTTTCCTGGAATCAATTCTCCTTGCGCGTAAAGCAGGTTTCAAACGCTATGCTCAACTTGGGTTTGAAACCACAGGAGACGATAGGCGTGTTCTCGCAAAACTGTATTCAGTACCTCTACACCGACTTTGGGGCATACGGTGTGCGTGTAACGTCGATTCCTTTCTATGCAACGAGTTCGGAAGAGCAAATCAAGTATATTGTTCACGATGCTGCAATCCGGTTCATCTTTGTGGGCGAACAGGAACAATACGACAAGGTACACAGAATCTTTGCCCTTTGTCCGACTCTCGAGCGCATCATCATTTTCGACCCGAGTGTGCGCATCAGTACGCACGATCCGCACGCATTGTATTTTGAAGACTTCCTGAAACTCGGCGAAGGGCTCCCTCGTCAGACCGAAGTGGAGCAGCGATGGAGCGAGGCCAACAATGAAGATATTTGCAATATTCTTTATACCAGCGGAACGACGGGCGAGAGCAAGGGCGTTATCCTGACGCACGGAATGTATAATGCCTGTATGGTGGCAAACAGCAAGTGCGTGCCCGTGAACGACAAGGACCGAGTGATCAACTTCCTTCCCTTTGCGCACGTCTTTGAGCGTGCGTGGGCTTATCTGGCATTGCTGCACGGAGCAGAACTCATCGTGAACACCTATCCGAAGGAAATTCAGGATAGTATGCGCGAGACGAACCCTACCTGTATGGCATCCGTGCCACGCTTCTGGGAAAAGGTGTTCGTAGCCGTGAAGGAAAAGATTGAAAACTCGAGTGCCATTCAGCGCAAGGTGTTCCTCCACGCATTGGAAGTGGGAAGGAAGCGCAACGTCAGCTACATCGGACGCGGCAAGAGAGTGCCACTCCATTTGGAATTGGAATACAAGATGCTCAACAAGACTGTGCTGGGACTGGTGCGAAAGCAGTTGGGACTGACCAATGCCCACTTCTTCCCTACGGCCGGAGCGTATGTCTCTCCGGAGGTGGAAGAGTTTGTACACAGCATCGGTCTGGATATGCTTGTGGGCTACGGACTGACCGAGAGTCTGGCAACGGTGAGCTGCGACCACAGGGGAAAGCTGTTCACGGTGGGCTCCGTGGGTCGCCCTATCGAAGGATTGGAAATCAAGATTGGCGAGAACGACGAGATTCTGCTCAAGGGTCCTACCATCACGCCGGGCTATTTCCGCCGCGACCATATCAACGAAACGGCATTCGATGCCGACGGATTTTTCCATACGGGCGATTCCGGCTATCTGAAGGATGGCGAGCTCTATCTGAAGGAGAGAATCAAGGACTTGTTCAAGACATCGAACGGAAAGTACATTGCGCCGCAGATGGTGGAAGCGATGCTCCTTGTGGATAAGTTCATCGATCAGGCAGCCGTGATTGCCGATCAGCGGAAATATGTTTCTGCGCTCATCGTGCCGGAATTCCGTGTGCTGGAAGACTGGGCAAAGGAAAACAACATACCGTTCGGCAGTCGTGAGGACCTGTGCGGCAACCCTCGTGTGAACGCTATGATGAAGGAGCGCGTGGAAACGTTGCAGCAGCGTCTGGCTCCTTACGAGCAAATCAAACGGTTCACGCTCTTGGCGCACCACTTCTCAATGGAAAGCGGCGAATTGACCAATACATTGAAAATCAAGCGTCGTGTTATCAACAAGAACTACAAGGACATCATCGAGAGAATGTACGAAGAATAA
- a CDS encoding helix-hairpin-helix domain-containing protein — MKIQEFFYLQKSDRKVVVFIIFLAVAALTGVYFLGKSNGTGVMDGQDSIVNATNNGKLPDGDVPAMEYYETESGRQAELFPFDPNTADSIELKRLGLLYWQIRNIYKYRSKGGIYRSPQDFARLYGLTRKQYLALEPYIVISDDFLPASSLASVQAYHEQKVAERQRAHEAYEQYKKEDAYKPYKEYDRDTIRYPLKIKVGEHINLATADTTMLKKVPGIGSGWAKAIVNYGQRLGGYVEVGQLKEIEGFPEEALPYFEVRNAHTQKINVNKLSLSQLRKHPYINFYQARHIMDYRRLKGNLTSLQQLHLLKDFPPEAIKRLEPYVSY, encoded by the coding sequence ATGAAAATACAGGAATTTTTCTACTTGCAGAAATCAGACAGAAAAGTGGTGGTGTTTATCATTTTTCTTGCCGTTGCAGCCCTGACTGGCGTTTATTTCTTGGGAAAGAGCAATGGAACGGGTGTGATGGACGGACAGGACAGCATCGTGAATGCGACAAATAATGGGAAACTACCCGATGGAGACGTGCCTGCAATGGAATATTACGAAACGGAATCAGGACGGCAAGCCGAACTTTTTCCTTTCGATCCCAACACGGCAGACAGTATTGAGCTGAAACGGTTGGGACTGTTGTATTGGCAGATACGGAACATTTACAAGTATCGGTCGAAAGGAGGAATCTATCGGTCGCCACAGGATTTTGCAAGACTCTATGGACTGACGCGCAAACAGTATCTTGCTCTTGAGCCTTATATCGTTATCAGCGACGATTTTCTGCCTGCGTCGTCGCTCGCATCCGTTCAAGCATATCACGAACAGAAGGTTGCTGAGCGGCAAAGAGCGCACGAAGCCTACGAACAATACAAGAAAGAGGATGCCTACAAACCTTATAAGGAATACGACAGAGACACTATCAGATATCCATTGAAGATTAAAGTGGGCGAGCATATCAATCTGGCAACAGCCGATACAACGATGCTGAAGAAAGTTCCGGGCATCGGTTCGGGTTGGGCGAAAGCCATAGTGAACTACGGACAACGCTTGGGTGGCTACGTGGAAGTGGGACAATTAAAGGAAATCGAAGGTTTTCCGGAAGAAGCCCTTCCTTATTTTGAAGTACGGAATGCGCATACGCAGAAGATAAATGTCAATAAACTGTCGCTTTCACAGCTACGAAAGCATCCTTACATTAACTTCTATCAGGCAAGACACATTATGGATTATCGCCGTTTGAAGGGAAACCTTACCAGTTTGCAACAATTACACCTGCTCAAAGATTTTCCTCCCGAAGCCATAAAGCGTCTTGAACCCTATGTTTCGTACTGA
- the folP gene encoding dihydropteroate synthase, with translation MENMSFSQKIQPVNYTINVRGRLMNLSKPCVMGILNVTPDSFFADSRVQTEEAIRNRANQIIAEGGRIIDVGACSTRPGGEVASEAEEMERLAMALPIIRDAQPDAVISIDTFRASIARRTVEEFGADIINDVEEGSDPDMFRTVAELGVPYILMSKAANLHDMLINSARKIQELRALGQKDIIFDPGFGFGKEPIEGNYALLSEMEKLHVLGLPILVGISRKRMIHQLLGITPQESLNGTTVLNTISLMKGASILRVHDVKQAVEALSIYEKTSNR, from the coding sequence ATGGAGAATATGAGTTTTTCACAGAAAATACAACCCGTAAACTACACGATTAACGTGCGGGGAAGACTTATGAACCTGAGCAAACCTTGCGTAATGGGCATTCTCAACGTTACGCCCGACTCTTTCTTTGCCGACAGCCGTGTGCAGACCGAGGAGGCTATACGCAACCGTGCCAATCAGATTATTGCCGAAGGAGGGCGTATTATCGACGTGGGTGCGTGTTCAACCCGCCCTGGAGGCGAGGTGGCGAGCGAAGCAGAAGAGATGGAACGCTTGGCAATGGCACTGCCCATAATCCGTGATGCCCAGCCCGATGCCGTCATCTCCATAGACACTTTCCGTGCCTCCATTGCCCGAAGAACCGTAGAAGAGTTCGGGGCAGACATCATAAACGATGTGGAAGAGGGAAGCGATCCGGATATGTTTCGGACGGTTGCCGAACTGGGAGTGCCCTATATCCTGATGTCGAAGGCTGCAAATCTCCACGATATGCTGATTAATTCGGCACGCAAGATACAGGAACTGCGCGCATTGGGACAGAAAGACATTATCTTCGACCCCGGTTTCGGATTCGGAAAAGAACCCATTGAAGGCAATTATGCACTCCTGAGCGAAATGGAAAAGCTGCACGTGCTCGGACTTCCAATCCTTGTGGGCATCAGCCGTAAGCGAATGATACACCAGTTGCTCGGCATCACTCCGCAGGAGAGCCTCAACGGCACCACCGTTCTCAACACAATCTCGCTGATGAAAGGGGCAAGCATCCTGCGGGTACACGATGTGAAGCAGGCAGTTGAGGCTCTCAGCATCTATGAGAAGACCTCCAATCGATAG
- a CDS encoding IS30 family transposase, translated as MYHQLISEQRSQIFALLQKKTARKEIAAIVGISQATLSREIKRNSTPSGKYIWTKAHDMAMERRRRTVSNSRLSDELVWRIKEYIVNDQWSPRQISGYLRVNEGIRVSHQSIYNIIHDDPTGKLAGHTRHQMKYRHHPKGGHLPVKDRVSIHERSKEVDGKRFGDFEMDLIVDPAQRAILTLVEKSTNMLLMRKLPFGKQSKPLAKAVRRLLLPYKDRLKTITTDNGPEFAAHKDITKWLGVPVYFADPYCPWQKGAIENTNKLIRQYIPKKDSFENYTDKRIMAIQKKLNERPREKLNFSTPKCEFFKHVL; from the coding sequence ATGTACCATCAATTAATCTCGGAGCAAAGGTCGCAAATTTTCGCCTTACTTCAAAAGAAAACCGCAAGAAAAGAAATTGCCGCCATCGTCGGCATCAGTCAGGCAACACTCTCACGTGAAATCAAACGCAACAGCACGCCCTCGGGAAAGTATATCTGGACGAAGGCGCACGACATGGCCATGGAGCGCAGGAGGCGAACGGTGAGCAACTCCAGGCTCTCCGACGAATTGGTCTGGAGAATCAAGGAATATATCGTTAATGACCAATGGTCTCCAAGACAAATATCGGGGTATCTGCGTGTGAATGAGGGGATAAGGGTGTCCCATCAGTCCATCTACAACATCATCCACGATGACCCGACAGGGAAACTTGCCGGGCACACAAGACATCAGATGAAATACAGGCATCACCCCAAGGGTGGGCATCTTCCTGTCAAGGACAGGGTGAGCATCCATGAGAGAAGCAAGGAAGTGGACGGGAAGAGATTTGGAGACTTTGAGATGGACCTGATCGTCGACCCTGCCCAAAGGGCCATACTCACACTGGTGGAGAAATCCACCAATATGTTGCTTATGCGGAAACTGCCATTTGGGAAGCAGTCGAAGCCTCTGGCAAAAGCAGTCAGGAGACTGCTGCTGCCATACAAGGACAGACTGAAGACCATTACCACTGACAACGGACCTGAGTTTGCCGCACATAAGGATATCACGAAATGGTTGGGCGTGCCTGTGTACTTTGCAGATCCATATTGTCCATGGCAAAAGGGAGCCATTGAGAATACAAACAAGTTAATCAGGCAATATATACCTAAAAAGGATTCCTTTGAGAACTATACGGACAAGAGGATTATGGCCATACAGAAGAAATTGAATGAAAGACCAAGGGAAAAACTAAACTTTTCCACACCAAAGTGCGAGTTCTTCAAACATGTGTTGTAA
- a CDS encoding leucine-rich repeat domain-containing protein — MKKKILTLVLLVCAFATVQAQSSGRIYQPGSDGPYYEYSIEQGRPKEYYDAGGPDNGMRGNMVYTMFRLKPLNSDSHITIVIDDIDIDPYDELRVYDGLIVLNNEPNEDGEYEYGWPKDITPNTTIKGNPTTKPVVITSKSPDGAVSVAFYCFSNKPGWSGMIHCVKNGDPEPNGNTVEEAPNFSFRIDPNIVLEKDEDGEEEELFVNLELKGIEENQVIHIEDGYGKREYTLGNKVASAVSLDVSPGETVKIYGELSTLNASNNQFVSAALGKNDHLEVLNLSRNKIIAVDLTKLPKLRELWLTDNRLTAIDISNLPELEEFYGSYNKVGELRTSMNPKLDVLTCVAMGLTELDLTQNPKLLILTASDNAFTSLPDFTSTPSLRWLDLENTGISRIDVSMLPQLKTLDLSGNKLSALDLSNNPLVASVDLDKNLFDACSINDLLYTLPKRTADDNAALRMDKNEGAAACDNTLIEGKNWTTNFTGDGTGCETVRLRFEPNESGSISTTVDGARVAEWTPIKKGKKVKVEASPINGYKLDKILLDGAEVADNTFKIAQYGVLAAVFVSTSGIDKVETSALNVVRNGENVVVNGLIAGDSYQIYDLSGKLLHNGYADADGSAAIALPVNKVIIVRQGSIAIKIMR; from the coding sequence ATGAAGAAAAAGATTTTAACTCTCGTACTTCTTGTATGTGCATTTGCAACAGTACAGGCTCAAAGTAGTGGAAGAATCTATCAACCGGGAAGCGATGGACCGTATTATGAATACAGCATCGAGCAGGGAAGACCGAAAGAATACTATGATGCGGGAGGCCCGGACAACGGAATGCGTGGAAATATGGTTTACACGATGTTCCGGCTGAAGCCTCTGAACTCTGATTCGCACATCACGATTGTAATAGACGACATTGACATCGACCCATACGATGAACTTCGTGTGTATGACGGACTGATCGTGCTCAACAACGAACCCAATGAAGACGGCGAATACGAATACGGTTGGCCTAAAGACATAACTCCCAACACAACGATTAAGGGTAATCCCACCACAAAGCCCGTCGTCATCACATCGAAATCTCCCGACGGTGCGGTGTCCGTGGCTTTCTATTGCTTTTCAAACAAGCCGGGTTGGTCGGGTATGATCCATTGCGTGAAGAACGGCGACCCCGAACCCAACGGGAATACCGTAGAGGAAGCTCCCAACTTCTCGTTCAGAATAGATCCGAACATCGTCTTGGAGAAAGATGAAGATGGCGAAGAGGAAGAGCTGTTTGTAAATCTCGAGCTGAAAGGCATTGAGGAAAATCAGGTTATCCACATCGAAGATGGTTATGGAAAACGGGAATATACGCTTGGAAACAAGGTTGCAAGTGCTGTTTCGCTCGATGTAAGCCCGGGCGAGACGGTAAAAATCTATGGCGAACTTTCAACGCTCAATGCTTCAAACAATCAATTCGTCAGTGCCGCCTTGGGCAAGAACGACCATCTGGAGGTTTTGAATCTCAGCCGTAATAAGATTATAGCCGTAGACCTGACCAAACTTCCTAAACTGCGCGAGCTTTGGCTTACCGACAACCGTCTTACCGCTATCGACATTAGCAATCTTCCCGAACTTGAGGAGTTCTATGGCAGCTATAACAAGGTGGGCGAATTGCGTACTTCTATGAATCCAAAGCTCGACGTGCTCACCTGCGTGGCTATGGGACTTACGGAGCTTGACCTCACTCAGAACCCAAAACTCCTCATTCTCACGGCGAGCGACAATGCCTTTACATCTTTGCCCGACTTTACTTCAACCCCATCGCTCAGATGGCTCGACCTTGAGAATACAGGAATTTCGCGCATTGACGTGTCTATGCTTCCACAACTGAAGACGCTCGATTTATCGGGCAATAAACTTTCGGCACTTGACTTGTCGAACAATCCACTCGTTGCATCGGTGGATTTGGACAAGAATCTGTTTGACGCCTGCTCTATCAACGACCTTTTATATACGCTTCCCAAAAGAACTGCCGACGACAATGCAGCCCTCCGTATGGATAAAAACGAAGGTGCTGCTGCTTGCGACAACACATTGATAGAGGGAAAGAACTGGACAACCAACTTTACGGGCGACGGCACAGGTTGCGAAACTGTTCGCTTGCGCTTCGAACCGAATGAGTCGGGCAGCATATCAACAACCGTAGACGGTGCCCGCGTGGCAGAATGGACACCTATAAAGAAAGGTAAGAAAGTCAAGGTTGAGGCCTCTCCGATTAACGGCTATAAGCTCGACAAGATACTCTTGGACGGAGCAGAGGTGGCAGACAACACTTTCAAGATTGCCCAATACGGCGTTTTGGCAGCTGTGTTCGTGAGCACAAGTGGCATCGACAAGGTTGAAACATCGGCTTTAAACGTTGTAAGAAACGGTGAAAACGTTGTTGTGAATGGTCTTATTGCCGGGGACAGCTATCAGATATACGACCTTTCCGGTAAGCTCCTCCACAACGGATATGCCGATGCAGATGGTTCGGCTGCAATAGCCTTGCCTGTAAACAAAGTTATCATTGTGCGTCAGGGAAGTATTGCCATCAAGATAATGAGATAA
- a CDS encoding VanZ family protein, producing MFIFASNHYKDMRSILSYFKKFPISTLTVAAIWYVCFMNVPETPLQNISLIDKWTHVALYFVLGIIITFEYIRAYKNTRLKDLALWGWLLPSLMGGLIEILQANCTGGMRSGEWMDFIADAVGATIALVIGILLVKYRAKS from the coding sequence ATGTTTATCTTTGCATCAAACCATTACAAGGATATGCGCTCAATACTCAGTTACTTCAAAAAATTCCCCATTTCGACCCTTACGGTCGCAGCCATTTGGTACGTCTGCTTTATGAACGTGCCGGAAACACCGTTGCAAAACATCAGCCTGATAGACAAATGGACACACGTAGCCTTATATTTCGTTCTCGGTATCATCATTACGTTTGAGTATATCCGCGCATACAAAAACACCAGACTCAAAGATCTTGCTCTTTGGGGCTGGCTTTTGCCGTCGTTGATGGGCGGACTGATAGAGATTCTTCAGGCCAACTGCACGGGAGGAATGCGCAGCGGCGAATGGATGGACTTCATTGCCGATGCCGTCGGGGCTACGATAGCACTCGTTATCGGTATTCTTCTGGTAAAGTATCGCGCCAAATCCTGA
- a CDS encoding bifunctional 2-polyprenyl-6-hydroxyphenol methylase/3-demethylubiquinol 3-O-methyltransferase UbiG encodes MILPTDKDPMGKAISDYYETGKAKQLTILSTMFDDDEMPVAHLFRTEAQMNKMERMALRLAKGKVLDVGAGSGCHTLPLQKRGIDVTAIDISPLSVATQKRRGVAKALLADFFEDDFGSSFDTILMLMNGLGICGKVANLPEMFKRWTELLAPEGCVIADSSDLCYIYEEEEGIIDLTGVEGYYGEVDFQMQYGSVLGNRFDWLYVDFDTLSTMASSYGFKCEMLREGDNNDYLVKITRK; translated from the coding sequence ATGATACTTCCGACTGATAAAGACCCAATGGGCAAGGCTATTTCAGATTATTATGAAACCGGAAAAGCAAAGCAACTGACGATTCTCTCGACGATGTTCGACGATGATGAAATGCCCGTCGCTCACTTGTTCAGAACGGAAGCGCAGATGAACAAGATGGAAAGAATGGCTCTGCGACTTGCCAAAGGTAAAGTACTCGACGTGGGAGCAGGTAGTGGCTGCCACACATTGCCGTTGCAGAAACGGGGAATTGACGTTACGGCTATTGACATTAGTCCGTTGAGCGTGGCCACACAAAAGCGGCGTGGCGTAGCGAAAGCTCTGTTGGCAGACTTCTTTGAAGATGATTTCGGAAGTAGTTTCGACACAATTCTGATGCTGATGAATGGATTGGGAATCTGTGGAAAAGTGGCAAATCTGCCCGAAATGTTCAAACGGTGGACGGAACTGTTAGCCCCCGAAGGCTGCGTAATAGCCGATTCGAGCGACCTCTGCTATATCTATGAAGAGGAAGAAGGCATCATCGACCTGACAGGCGTGGAAGGATATTACGGAGAAGTGGACTTTCAGATGCAGTATGGTTCGGTACTCGGCAACCGATTCGACTGGCTCTATGTAGACTTCGATACCCTTTCCACAATGGCATCTTCCTACGGATTCAAGTGCGAAATGCTCCGTGAGGGCGACAACAACGACTATCTGGTAAAGATAACACGCAAATAA
- a CDS encoding CYTH domain-containing protein gives MGSGLEIERKFLVHKAMDWKSMAFSSNRIQQGYFASVNTVRVRVCDEKAYLTIKGPSRNGGLSRYEFEKEISLDEAEHLLQLCEPGVIDKRRYLIKYGKHIYEVDEFYGENEGLVMAEVELGSENEEFEKPEFLGLEVTGDSRFYNRQMRRNPFRIWRDTLPEEYR, from the coding sequence ATGGGTAGTGGTCTTGAAATTGAGCGGAAGTTTCTCGTTCATAAGGCTATGGATTGGAAGTCTATGGCTTTCAGTTCCAACCGTATTCAGCAGGGATATTTCGCATCGGTAAATACCGTTCGCGTCCGGGTGTGCGATGAAAAGGCTTATCTTACCATCAAAGGACCGTCGCGCAACGGAGGACTGTCGCGCTATGAGTTTGAAAAGGAAATATCGTTGGATGAGGCGGAGCATCTTTTACAGCTCTGTGAGCCGGGAGTAATCGACAAGCGTCGCTACCTTATTAAATATGGAAAACATATTTATGAGGTGGATGAGTTCTACGGAGAGAACGAAGGACTCGTGATGGCTGAAGTGGAATTGGGCAGTGAGAACGAGGAATTCGAGAAACCGGAATTCCTTGGACTGGAAGTTACGGGCGATTCCCGTTTCTACAATCGGCAGATGCGTCGAAATCCGTTCAGGATTTGGCGCGATACTTTACCAGAAGAATACCGATAA
- the cdaA gene encoding diadenylate cyclase CdaA yields MFFEFGIKDIIDIVFVALMLYYLYRVMKESRSLNVFVGIMVFVVIWLIVSQVLEMRLLGSIMDKLVSVGVIGIIVLFQEEIRHFLYNLGAHEKVKNLVKLFLGDKKKNEIDRESIMPLVMACMSMGRQKVGALIVMERAVSLQDVIESGEQIDANISQRLVENIFFKNSPLHDGAMIISHQRIRAAGCILPVSHNQDIPKELGLRHRAAMGISQDSDAVAIVVSEETGRIAVAIKGQFQLRLSAEQLESILVKEIMPEGS; encoded by the coding sequence ATGTTTTTTGAATTTGGCATTAAGGATATCATCGATATAGTGTTCGTAGCTCTGATGCTCTACTATCTGTATCGCGTGATGAAGGAATCAAGATCACTGAATGTCTTTGTCGGCATTATGGTCTTTGTAGTGATTTGGCTCATCGTGAGTCAGGTGTTGGAAATGCGTCTGCTGGGCAGTATTATGGATAAGCTCGTCTCGGTGGGTGTCATCGGCATCATCGTCTTGTTTCAAGAGGAAATCCGACATTTCCTCTACAATCTTGGAGCACACGAGAAAGTGAAGAACCTTGTGAAGCTGTTTCTGGGCGACAAGAAGAAAAACGAGATAGACCGGGAGTCTATTATGCCCCTCGTTATGGCTTGTATGAGTATGGGACGGCAGAAAGTGGGTGCCCTTATCGTAATGGAGCGTGCCGTAAGCCTTCAGGATGTCATAGAATCGGGCGAGCAAATCGATGCAAACATCAGTCAGCGACTGGTGGAAAACATCTTCTTCAAGAACTCGCCGCTCCACGACGGTGCTATGATTATCTCCCATCAGCGCATCCGTGCAGCGGGTTGCATTCTCCCTGTGAGCCACAATCAGGACATTCCCAAGGAATTAGGGCTGCGCCATCGTGCCGCAATGGGAATCTCGCAAGACTCTGATGCCGTTGCCATCGTGGTTTCGGAAGAAACCGGACGCATAGCCGTTGCCATCAAGGGACAGTTCCAACTGCGCCTCTCAGCCGAGCAGTTGGAAAGCATTCTTGTGAAGGAAATTATGCCCGAAGGCAGTTGA